In Triticum urartu cultivar G1812 chromosome 6, Tu2.1, whole genome shotgun sequence, the following proteins share a genomic window:
- the LOC125515768 gene encoding pistil-specific extensin-like protein, protein MTFPVAPVSNLPRFHPASSGAPPPASTRDPPPPSASSPATAAAFPPHHPHHRRDPRSPAPPPLWRPAQIPATGRPPRPPRSRAMTGPPTSLPPPRSHLASNHLLRAAPRLLHRRRSATSLGASLLQPRRARPTERRTCISLLHSPAAGKPSAPLHDGRHLLARWRAILSPAETQDPRFSSLGPTFHLLVPATPLSCRTTVGD, encoded by the exons ATGACCTTCCCCGTCGCACCCGTTTCTAACCTCCCTCGATTCCATCCGGCCTCCTCCGGCGCCCCGCCGCCGGCCTCCACCCGAGACCCGCCGCCGCCCAGCGCTTCCTCCCCCGCCACGGCCGCGGCGTTTCCTCCCCATCACCCCCACCATCGTCGGGATCCTCGCTCCCCTGCTCCACCACCGCTGTGGCGACCTGCCCAGATCCCTGCCACCGGGCGACCTCCCAGACCTCCCCGCAGCCGCGCCATGACCGGACCCCCGACCTCCCTACCTCCGCCGCGGTCGCACCTCGCCTCCAACCACCTGCTCCGCGCCGCACCCCGCCTCCTTCACCGCCGCCGGAGCGCCACCTCCCTAGGCGCCTCACTCCTCCAACCCCGACGCGCGCGACCCACCGAGCGGCGCACCTGCATCTCGCTGCTCCACTCCCCGGCCGCCGGCAAGCCATCCGCCCCGCTCCATGATGGTCGACATCTCCTCGCACGCTGGCGCGCCATCCTCTCCCCGGCCGAAACCCAGGACCCCCGTTTCTCCTCCCTCGGACCGACCTTCCATCTGCTTGTGCCAGCGACCCCTCTGTCCTGTCGGACGACAGTAG GTGATTGA